Genomic window (Achromobacter sp. B7):
AAAGCCCATTTCGTGCGTGACGACCAGCATGGTCATGCGTTCGTCGGCCAGCTGCTTCATGGTGCGCAGCACTTCGCCCGTCAGTTCCGGGTCCAGCGCCGAGGTGGGTTCGTCGAACAGCATGATGTCGGGCTCCATGGCCAGCGCGCGGGCAATCGCAACACGCTGCTTCTGGCCGCCCGACAGGCGCGTGGGATAGTTGTCGCGCTTGTTCAGCAGGCCGACTTTGCGCAGCAGCTCTTCCGCCTTGGGGATGATCTGCGCCTTGCTCATGCCCTTGACGGTGATCGGCGCTTCGATGATGTTTTGCAGCACCGTCATGTGCGGGAACAGATTGAACGACTGGAACACCATGCCCATCTTGCGGCAGATGCGCCGCACCTCGGCGTCGCTGGCGTAGTGGCTGCGGCCGCCGTCAACGGCGCGCGCCATCACTTCGCCTTCGACTTCGATACTGCCTTCGTCGATGGTCTCAAGGTGGTTCAGGCACCGCAGAAAGGTGCTTTTGCCGGAGCCGGACGGGCCGATCACCGCCACCACCTCGCCCTGCCCCAGCGTCAGCGAAACCTTGTCCAGCACGCGGTTGGCGCCAAAGGACTTGGTGATGTGGGTGGCCTGGATCATGACCGGGCGGGCGCCGGGGGTGCCGGCGGTGCCCGCGGCAAGCGGCGGATTACTGGTCATATTTGGCATAGCGCTTTTCCATGTGCTGGAAGAACCACGTCAGGACAAGCGTCATGAGCAGATAAAAGGCGGCGGCCACCAGGAACGGCGTGGTGGTGAAATCGCGCTGCACGATGCCGCGCGCGGTGCGCAGGATATCGTTCAACGCCAGCACGTAGATCAGCGACGTGTCCTTGACCAGCGTGATGGTTTCGTTGCTCATCGGGGGCAACACGCGCTGCACCATCTGCGGCAGCACGATGCGGCGCAGCGTTTGCAGATAGGTCATGCCCAGCACCTTGCTGCCTTCGTACTGGCCCCGGTCCACCGACTGGATGCCCGCGCGGAAGATCTCGGCAAAGTACGCGGCGTAGTTCAGCGCAAACGCCACCACGGCCGCCGGAAAGTCCGGCAGCCGCACGCCCACCACCGGCACGAAAGGCAGGGCGAAGTAGATGAACAGCATTTGCAGCATGAGCGGCGTGCCGCGCATGAGCCAGATGTAGCCGTTGACCAGGTTGCTAAGCAGCGGCCACTTCGAAATGCGCGCCAGGGCCAGCACCAACCCCAGCGGCACTGCCAGGGCCAAGGTGATGAAAAACAGCGTCAAGGTCACTTTCGCGCCTTCCGCCATCGGCCCCAACAGAGAGAGAACGTAGTCCATTTAAGAGAGGTCGCGCGCCGCTTACTTGATGATGTTGGCGCCGAACCACTGGGTGGCGATGCGGCCGGCGGTGCCGTCCTGCTTCATCGAATCCAGCGTCTTGTCCAGCTTGCCCAGCAGCTCGGTATCGTCCTTGCGCACGCCGACGCCGTAGTCTTCGGTGCCGAAGTTTTCTTCCAGCACGCGATATTCGCCCGCGCGCTTGCTGATCAGGTAGCGGCCCACCACTTCGTCCACCACGATGGCGTCCAGGCGGCCGGCGGCCAGGTCCATCAGCGCGGTGACGTTGTCACCGAACTTCTTCACGTCCTTGATCTGCGCGGCAACCGGATCCTTGGCGATGGCGTCCGTGGCGCTGCTGCCGTCCTGCGCGCCGACCGTCTTGCCGGCCAGGTCGTTCTTGACCTTGATGGGCGATGCGGTGCCCACGATGATGATCT
Coding sequences:
- a CDS encoding amino acid ABC transporter permease, translating into MDYVLSLLGPMAEGAKVTLTLFFITLALAVPLGLVLALARISKWPLLSNLVNGYIWLMRGTPLMLQMLFIYFALPFVPVVGVRLPDFPAAVVAFALNYAAYFAEIFRAGIQSVDRGQYEGSKVLGMTYLQTLRRIVLPQMVQRVLPPMSNETITLVKDTSLIYVLALNDILRTARGIVQRDFTTTPFLVAAAFYLLMTLVLTWFFQHMEKRYAKYDQ
- a CDS encoding amino acid ABC transporter ATP-binding protein; this encodes MIQATHITKSFGANRVLDKVSLTLGQGEVVAVIGPSGSGKSTFLRCLNHLETIDEGSIEVEGEVMARAVDGGRSHYASDAEVRRICRKMGMVFQSFNLFPHMTVLQNIIEAPITVKGMSKAQIIPKAEELLRKVGLLNKRDNYPTRLSGGQKQRVAIARALAMEPDIMLFDEPTSALDPELTGEVLRTMKQLADERMTMLVVTHEMGFAREVAHRVIFMDEGRIVEEAPSAAFFSAPQHARSREFLAHML
- a CDS encoding amino acid ABC transporter substrate-binding protein, producing MKKLTAVFLVSATTMLTACGPSDDAKPTAGAQTPAVAKKVVVGLDDNFPPMGFRDASNQIVGFDIDMAKEASKRLGIEVEFKPIDWSAKEAELNGKRVDVLWNGLTITEERKKNISFTAPYMANHQIIIVGTASPIKVKNDLAGKTVGAQDGSSATDAIAKDPVAAQIKDVKKFGDNVTALMDLAAGRLDAIVVDEVVGRYLISKRAGEYRVLEENFGTEDYGVGVRKDDTELLGKLDKTLDSMKQDGTAGRIATQWFGANIIK